A window of Kyrpidia spormannii genomic DNA:
ATTGCTTGGCCGTCTGGTTCAACGTCTGGGCCACCGCAATCCCCGTTTGCTTGACCTGCATCCGGGCGGCGAGGTCGTCCGAATTGGGGCCCAGCTTGCCCCAGGCATTCCAAAAATTCTGCATCACCGTGGCCAGGCCCGAATCCGACGGCTCGTTCAGAATCGCGGAAATTTTGTCCAAGGCATCCTGACGCACATTCCATTCCCCGAGATACTGATTCTGGTGGCGGTACTGATCGTCCAAAAATTGATCCCGCAGCCGGGTGATCTGCTCCACCTGCACCCCGGTGCCGATTTGCCCGGGCGTCGCCGTTTTGTACAGAGACGGCATCTCGATGGGCGTGGAGGCGGCCAAATCCACCCGTTGCCGGGTGTAACCCGGGGTGTTGGCATTGTCGATATTATGGCTGGTGGTGTTGATAGCCGCCTGCTGGCCCCGCAGTCCCCGCACGGCCGTTTCCAATCCGAAGAATGTCCACAGCAACAGTGATTCCCCCTCACGCCCGGGTATCGAACAGCCGCGCCCCGCCCTGCGGCATTCCGCTCTTGGGCGGCACCGGTGCTCCGACGGGACCCCCTGCCGGGCCGGGGCCGTAGGCGGACGCGCCGGCAGAGCCGCCCGCCGCATCAGGGCCGTAGGCCCGCACACCGTCAGGCGGACTGTACACTCCGACATCCTGCGCCGCGGTGATCACGTCGATCATCTGGCGCACGTAGGTCAGGGACTGCTCGGTCAGGGCCCGGTTCTGGCCGTTCACCCGCTCAAGCTCCGTCAGCACCCGGTCGAATTCACCGGCGATCTCCTCCATCCGCCGACGGGTGCCCAGGTCGACCCGCTCGGCCACCGTCGACAACCGAAGCTCCTCGGGCCGGACGCCCCACTGCTCGGCCAGCGCTTCCCCGATCTCCAGCCGGCGGCGCTCGTGGGCGGCAATCCGCTTCATCCGCTCATCCATGGCCCGCACAATCCGATCGAGAGCCTCCATATCCCCGGCGACCAGCGCCTCCCGCTGACGCTGGCCATCCTCCACAAGACCCTGGTACTCCTTGAGCAGATCCTCCACCGCCTGCACGAGATGTTGTACCTTCTCATTCATCCCGCCCCGCCCCCTTCCCGATCCGCAGCCGCGGGTCCGGCGCCGGGCACGGCTTTCGGGCTATCCCCGGAAGGTATCGTGGGGTCAGCGGGCGCTCCCCCAGGCAGCCGGCCAGCCAGCGGGCCATCCCCGGAGCCAAGGGGTAGACCGGTCCCATGGCCGGGCACCTGTCCCGAGAAGCGTGAGAGCCCCGGGCCGTCCTTCCTATCCCGACTCAGCCGACGGGCGGCCGTCACCCAGTCCAGCATTCGGTCGGCCAAACGCCCGGGGTCCACCTGATACGTGCCCGCGGCGATCTGTTCCTTGAGCCGGGCGACTCGTTCCTCCCGGCTCTCCCCCGCCGGCGCTGCCTGGGACGTGCCACCTGCCGGACCGGCTCCACCCGCCACCCGGCGATCCACCGTAGAACCGATCTCCGGCGCCCCGGCCAAGGCCCGGGCGGCCTCGGAGATAGCCACCTCGTCCCCTCCCCCGGGGGCGGGTCCCCGCTCTCCCGGCCCGGCCGGGGTCCGGCGGTTCCGCCACGTTTCGTAAACCTGTTGCCAGCCCGGCAAATTCCCGTCTATGCGCATGGTGAATCTCCCCTCGGCTCTCATCTGTCGCGCCGTGCGTCTGCTCCCGCCCCAGCCGCCCCAAGCACCCTGACACCGGCGGCCGCCGGCTCACCCCCCGAAGTGGGTCCGTCGCACCGACTCCTTTATCATAAAGATCGGCCGGGCCGGCACGATGTTAAGATCCCAGGGCGATCCCGGCCAAACGAGAGGTGCGACTGACCTGCACGAATTTTCGTTGTTTCCCTGGCGAGACTTGCGCTATACTGGGCCCAGAACGGTGAAATTCTCCTTCGGGCGGGATGAAGGTTGCCAAGACCCAACGCCAGCGGCTCCGGCCGCTACACCTACGAAGATTACCAAACGTGGGATGGCGAGGAACGGTGGGAGCTGATCGACGGTGTCCCTTACCTCCTGCCGAGTCCCAGCACGGAGCACCAGGAGATTTTGATGCAACTGTCGGTCGAAATCGGCGGATATCTGCGGGGCAAGGCGTGTCGTGCCTTCGCCGCGCCCATGGACCTGACTTTCTCTCCGGATTCCAAAACGAAAGACGTGGTGCAGCCCGATCTTTTCGTGATTTGTGACCCGGCGCCGCCCGGCCCCCGGGTGATCGGCACGCCCGTATGGATCATCGAAATCCTGTCTCCCTCCACGGCGGCGAATGATCTCATCCGCAAAATGAACCTGTACCAGAGGGCCGGGGTGAGGGAGTATTGGATCGTCGATCCCATGGAAAATCGCATCCACGTCTACCTCCACGACGGCACCGTCCTCCGCTGGCAGAGGGAATATCAGCCCGGTGACACCCTGGCACCTTCGATGTTTAGCGACCTCGTGATCCGAGTCGACCAGGTTTTTGGATAGGAGGCCGCTTGGGAGACCTTGAATGAATAATAACGCAGCCGATAGAAAATGAGGGATCCAATATGCCATATGAGCCGAAGTTTGAAATCCGAGACCCGATCCACGGCTTTATCGAGCTCAGCCGAAGTGAACTGCGGATTGTGGACAGTGCCCCTTTTCAACGATTGCGGCGAATTCATCAACTTGGGACCACTTACCTTGTTTATCCAACAGCAGAACACACACGCTTTACCCATTCCCTTGGCGTCATGCAGATGTCAACCCGCATATTTGATCGACTCGTAAATAAACACCACACGGAATTGAACTGGACGAAACAACAAATCATGAAATACCGACAAATGCTTCGACTGACAGCATTGTTGCACGATATTGGCCATGCACCGTTCTCTCACACATCAGATGGTATTTTCCCGGCGGACCTCAATCACGAAATGATGGGCGCAAAGATTATTTGTGAAACGCCAATTGGGGACATCGTTGACGAAATCGGCAAGCCATTTGAATTCGGCAGACAACACATAGCTGACATGATTACCCAGGGATTGCCCGAAAAGGATTATCGTTTACTCCGAGATCTTTTAATCGGTGAACTTGATGCTGATAAGATGGACTACCTGTTAAGAGACTCAATATCACTAGGTGTCGAATACGGAAAATTTGATCTGCCGAGAATCCTGCAAACCTTGTGCTTGTTCCCCCATGAGAGGACGTGGAGGCTGGGTGTCGAGGAAGGAGGGGTACAAGCTGTTGAGGGATTGGTAATGGCAAGATATTACATGTTCGTGCAAATTTATTTTCACAAAACTCGTCGGGTCTATGACAAAATGATGGAGCGCTTTTTGCAAGACCTTCTGCCAAACGACCGAAAAACACTACCCGATAACGTGGAGGAGTATTTGAACTGGGATGATATACGCGTTTTGGAGCGTGCGAAAGAGCATCCGTCGCCATGGGGGCGGCGGATTCTAAACCGGGAACACTTTGTGTTAGCGTATCAAGCACCTGCCCGCCGACCTCTAAGCTCCCAAGAAACCAAACGGCTCAAGGAATTGCTTCTTGACATCGAACAGACGTTTGGATATAATCAAGTCATAGCCGACTTCGCCTCCAAGACTCCTATCAAATTCGAACATGAAGAGGAACCTACGATATGGGTTGTAACTTCCAATGACGACGAACCGGAACCCTTTCAAGACGTCGCTCGCATTGTTAGTAAAATCGACGAACCGATCCTGTATGCTAGGATCTATTGTGAGCGCGGACTAAAAAACGACGTGCACAAATTTTCCAAGCGCAAATTCAAGATGGAATGGGAGTGACAATGATGGGATTGGGTGCACTCGCAGCATATGTCACCATGCGACAAGGCCAAATTAAAGGGAAAAAAGCCTTTCAAAAGATTTTCTACTTTTTAACATCATCCGGCATTCCAACCGGCCTTACGTTTCGTATTTATCACTACGGTCCCTACTCATCTGCTCTGGATTATGAAATGGATAACATCCATATGCAAGGGGCCATCACCATGGAACAGGAACAGAATGGAAGATTTCAGGCCTGGACCATTCAACCGGGCCCGCAAGCCCAGGATATAATTGCCGAAGACCAGATCGTAAAAGAATATAAGTCCAAGATTGACGATCTGCTCAGCATTTTGCCGGATGACCCGAAAACCCTAGAATTATGGTCAACGACCCACTTTGTCATTGTGTCGAAAAAGAGATATGGCAAAAATGCGGACCCGGAATCTGTAATAAAGACCGTTCAAGAGATTAAAGGAGATAAATTCTCACTTGACGAAATCCGCAACGCTTATGACGAATTGATGGATCATCAACTGATTTGAGAATTATGACCGAGTTTTACAAGATGCAATCCCAAAACAGGTCAAAGAGTTAGATGAGCAGGCCAGAAGGTGTCCAGCCCTTATTCTCTCACACCCTTTCTAAACGGCCCAACCATGCCCCATTCACCCTTCCATCGGAGTGGGATCTCCCCCCCACTCCCTCCACCTCCGAACCCTACGACCGCTTCGTCCAGCCCGGGCGGGTGTGAAACTTGCCGTCATCGTCCTTCTTAACCTGCGCAAACCCCTTGGCCAACTCGGCGGTACACCGGTCACAGAACCGCCCGCTGGTGATCTCGCGGCCGCATCGCTCGCAAGGATAGCGCATATTCCCCCCGCTCACCACCGTGAGGCGACCTTCCCGCAAAAACTGCAGCACCAAATCGGGATCAACCCCTGTGGCCTCGGAAACTTCGACGATCGTCGCCCCCCGGTGCTGCGACACGTACTCCCGCACTTTCTGATAGAGCTCTTCTTCCTCCCGCCGGCAAGCCGGGCAAACCTGCTCCCGGCCCACCTTTTGATAAATCCGCCCGCACCGCTTGCAGTTGGCAAAATCCACGCCGCGCACCCCCCCGCCGCAACCGCGCCGGGCCTCCGACCCGGCCCACATCCTTATTGTAAAAATTTCGTCCCGCCCCCGGTAGTCTCCTGCACCGCGATCCCGCCCCGCGCCGCGTCTCACCCCGCTGCGCTCCGCCCCAACCACCGGCCGAAGCCCCGGCGGACCCCTTGCACAACCACCGCCGCCACGGGCAGCCCTACGCCGCCCGCCATCGAGAACCCCCAGCCATCATTGATGATCTCGTACCGCATGTTAATACCGCTGGAGAACAACATCAAGCTCCCCGCCCATACCAGAATCGCCCCGGGGACAACCACAGACCGGTGGTGGCGAAGGCCCGCCCACTGGCTGATTGCAGTGGCCAGGGTGTAATGAAGCACCGATACTTTTAGAAACATCGTCGCCAAGATGCCGATCACATAGATGGCATCCAGCCGCTCCAAAAAATCCGCCACCCTCAGGGCTCGAACCACTTCCAGGGTCGGATAATGCACGTGCTGCCGGGAGTCGCCGAGAATCGTCGTCACCACCGTCTCCGCCAGGAGCCCGGCCACACTGATGGCCACCACCGCCACCCACAGGGGCCGATAAATCCTCCCCCCCGCCACCGCCGGGCGAATTTGAACCACCGTCATGAGTTCCACACCATACAGCCAGGGCACCACCGTCGCCCGGAGCACCGGGTCGAGGCCATCCGCCAACACCGGCTGCACATGGTGAAAATCCGCATACTGCAAAGAAAAAAGAGACAGGGCCATCACAAGCACCACCCCGACCGGGGTAATGATCTCCCCCATCCGTCCCACCGCCTCAAGCCCTTGGGTTACGGCATAAACCACCGGAATAAAAAAGAGCCCGGCCATGACGTACCCCGGGGTGTCGGACAAAAGCGTATCCGTGAGAAACAGCACCATTTGACGAATGGCCGTGGCCTCAGTGACATACAGCCAAACCAACGACCCCAAACCCACCGCCCGACCGAACCAGGGGCCAAAAACCGTGAAATAGCCTTCCATCATCGTCTGGCCCGGGAACATGCGCCGAAACCCCATGATGACGAGAACCACGACCGCACCCCCGATAAAGAAAAAGGGGCCCGTCAACCAGGCGTCCCGCACGACGAAGCGGCTGATGGCAAACGGGAGAAAAAGAATCCCGGTGCCCAGCACCAGCCAAATCATCAAAAAGGACAATTGCAATTCCGATAACTGCTGTTTTACCGCCTTCCACCTGCCTTGCCCTTCGGCACGTCTGCGCCGCTCTAGCCGACCGGGACACATCTGGTCACATGCAGTGTGCGCGAATTCGGCCGCCAATATGAAACCGAAGAACTGTTTGATCGGCCAAATTTCCCCCCGTCCAACCCTCCCCCTTTTGCCGGGGGCCGGGCCGCAGTATACTTCGGAGGTAAAGGTGAGGGCCGGCTTCAGCCCGCCGGTTTCTTGCCTTGGTGTTTCGGCATTCTGAATCCGTCGTCGAAAGGGGGCGAAGGCCCTGGTCGAGAACCCGGCGGGCGGCTCGCGGACCAAACAATGAAAGCCGCGCCCCAACAGGAAGCGGACCGTGATCCCGGAAACTCGATCAGGTGCGGTTATGCTGGCCTCTTTGGAACCCTGGCTTCACCCGGTGCTCATCGTCCTGGCGCTTCTTGCCATCGGTTTTGCGATCTTGAATTTTGGCGCCGTCAAGCGCATCCTGATCGGGCGCCCCATGCGCACCCGGGAGCTTTACGCCCAACACACCAAACTGTTGTGGTACGTGGCTTTGCCGGTCCTGGCAGCAGACTTGTACTCATCGGTAGCCTACGGCCCGGAGGCGGGCATGACGGAGCTCGCCGGCCTCGGGGATTCGGCCAAATGGCTGATTCTCCCCATCACCGCGGCCACGGTGTCTCTGCTCGTCATCCTGATCACCTCCTACATCATGGGCATCATGGCGTATCCCGACGGAGGCGGCGCCTATGCCATCGCGAAAGATAATTTTCGCCGGCCCTGGGCATCCCTGGTGGCGGCCAGCGCCCTCCTGGTGGATTACGTGCTCACCGTCGCCGTCTCCGTATCCGCCGGGATTCAGGCCGTGTCCTCCGCCTACCCCCAGGTGATTCCTTATGAAACGACCCTCTCCATCCTGTGCATTTTGATCATCCTCCTCGTGAATTTGCGCGGGGTGGCGGAATCGGCGTCGATTTTTGCCTGGCCGACAATCCTGTTCATGATCAGCATGATGACCTTGATCTTCGCGGGATTTGTCAATGAGGCCCATCACGGGTTCCACCAGGCCGTGACGCCCCCTCTGGGCGTGCTGCCCGCCGGGCTGACCCTGCTGCTCGCCCTCAAAGCGTTCAGTTCGGCGTCTTCGGCGTTGACGGGGATCGAGACCATCTCCAACTCTGTGCCGGTTTTCCGGGAGCCCCATCAGAAAAACGCCATCAAAGCGTACATCGGTCTCGGGGTCATCACCGGGATCACCTTGCTGGGTTTTGCCTGGCACCTGTATGTCCAGGGCATCTCGGTGAACCCGAACAACACCATGCTCTCCCAGCTGGCGGGGTTGTATTTTGGCCACGGGGTGGTTTATCAGGTGATCATTTGGTCGACCTTCATCGTCCTCATCCTCGCCGCCAACTCCACCTTTACGGGTTTCCCCCAATTGGCGGCTTTGGTGGCGGCGGACGGCTTCCTCCCCCGAGCGCTGACCATCCGGGGCGACCGGCTGGGCTACTCCAACGGCATGCTGGTGCTGGCGGCCCTGGCCTCGTTGCTGATCGAAGTGTTTCACGCCGAGACCAACGCCCTCATCCCCCTGTACGCCATCGGGGTGTTCCTGTCCTTCACCGTGGCCCAGGCGGGCCTTGTGCGACGGTGGCTGCGGCTTCGCCAGGGGATTTGGCCCGTAAAATTGGCGATCAACGCGGTGGGGGCCGGGGTGACGGCTCTGGTGGCCATCATTTTCGCCGTGACCAAATTCACGGACGGGGCGTGGATTGTGATCGTGGTGCTGCCCCTCTTGGTCGCCCTGTCGGCGGCGGTGCACCGCCATTATGAGCAAATCGGCCGGGAGCTCGCCATCGACCTGGCGGAGGAACGCCCGGAAACCCATTCGGTGATCTCCATCGTGTTGGTGTCCGGGGTCCATCGGGTGGTCCTGAACACCCTGTCCTTCGCCCAAAGCATTCACACAAACGTGATCGCGGTTTATGTGGGGTTTGACGAGGAGTCCATCGAGAGGATGAAAAAACAGTGGGAGGCGTGGGGCTCGCCGTGCAAGCTGTATACGCTGAAGAGCGAGTACCGATCTCTTCTCCGGCCGTTGTCCCTGTTCATCGGCACTTTGGAGAGGATCGAGGGCGGGCCGGACCGGGTGCATGTGATCGTCCCCCAGTTCATCCCGAGGCGGTGGTGGCACAATGCTCTCCACAACCAGACGGCGCTCCTGATCCGATTGTGGCTGATGCGCAACCGGGATGTGGTGGTGACCACGGTGCCGTACCATTTGCACCAATAGAGAACTTGAGGGATGCGACGGGAGGCGCCCATGCCTGCGCAAAAAATGGGCCTCCGCAAGGCCCGGGTTCATTCTTCGTCTGTTTCCAGATCCCGATAAGCGAAGACCACCAAAGCGTTGAATTCCCGGCGGTCCTTAACCAGGGAAACTGAAATGGGGTCCGCCCGCTCGGCGTCTTGGGTCAGCTGGATCTGGCTCTTGATGTGGGCCAGGGTCGGCCCCTGAAACATCTCCACAAACGTGCGGCGCGTGTTTAGGCCTGAGGCCACCGCCTCCACCTCCGAACAGTGAGGAATGCTCCTCAATCGCTCAGTGTATGCGAGCGGTCGGTCCGGGTTGCCAGTCCATTGGCAAACACGGCCCGTCCCACCGCCGCCCGCCTTTTTCATGTTGCCACAGAAATGCCGCGACGTCTATGGCTCGAAAGGCGGAATTTTGCGCAAGCAATTCGTGAAAAACCGCCGACCTCGCCTCCCTCCAGCCGTGGCCGCGCTCCTTGTTCCAGACTTTACCTGGCGATGACCAGCCCGTACACCTCCCGGGCACCCCCGGCCCGGAGCACCCGGGTGCAGGCCTGCGCCGTGGCCCCGGTGGTGAGGACGTCGTCCACCAGCACCACCGCCCGCTCCCGAATCTCCGCAGCCTCCGGGGAGAGGGCAAAGCGGCCCTCCAAAGCGGTGAGCCGCTCCCGGCGTCCCCGGGTCGCCTGGCTCCGAAGCTCACCCCGGCGCTCCAGGGCTGGCACCGCCGCTCGGCCCACGGCCCTCCCAAGCCCCTTTGCCACCCGCTCCACATGGTTCCAACCGAGAGCCCTCCTCTTTTCCGGGTGCATGGGCACGGGCACGATCAGTGCGTCTGGCGGCGGATTCAGGTCCCGCCACGCCACCGCCAGCATCCCCGCCAAAAGCTCCAGCGGACCGCCGTCCCGTTGGAATTTCACCCGATGAATCGCCTCCCGCAGGGCTCCCCGATATGCCCCGTAGGCGCAAACCCGGCGCAGACCCAAGGGGTGTCGGAGGCAGTCTCGACACAGCCCCGGAGCCGGCGTGCTCCTGGCGCACCCCGGGCAGTGGGGCGGATGATGACGAAGGATGAGTTGCCCGGCACAGCGGTCACAGGCGGTGGCCAAACGGGGCCTGTCCAACTCTGGAAGTCCTACAGGGACCAGATTCCCCCGGCGGCCACAAAAAGGACACCCAGGAGGCGGCGGCCAAAGTGGATCAAACCACGTCCGCAGGCGGCCACCGATCCCCGGGGCTTTCCGTTCCCCCCCGCCCCCCGACTCCCCACCAAACCACTGGTCCACCCTCAAACCTCCTTCCCGCGCCGAACCTCCGCCACGAGTACAACCGTTACTTGAAACATATACATCTGTTTCAAGTACCCGTCCCTTGCGGGACAGGGGCGCCGGTCTTACCCAGTTGCCTAGTGCCGGCTTCCCGTTTCATCGAAGACCGCCCGGTCAAGTCGGGTCTTACATCCTCTCGACGGGCGTTTTTCGTCTCCGGTCCACTCCCGGCGACGGCGGCCGCAAGAGCCGCCAGATTCCGCGCCGCATTCTCGTCCCGGTCCATCACCGTCCCGCATACGTCACATTGGTACACCCGTTCCCAAAGCGGAAGGATTTCCTTGATCGCCCCACACCTGGAGCAGGTCTTGGAACTGGGATACATCCTGGA
This region includes:
- a CDS encoding flagellar protein FlgN — translated: MNEKVQHLVQAVEDLLKEYQGLVEDGQRQREALVAGDMEALDRIVRAMDERMKRIAAHERRRLEIGEALAEQWGVRPEELRLSTVAERVDLGTRRRMEEIAGEFDRVLTELERVNGQNRALTEQSLTYVRQMIDVITAAQDVGVYSPPDGVRAYGPDAAGGSAGASAYGPGPAGGPVGAPVPPKSGMPQGGARLFDTRA
- the flgM gene encoding flagellar biosynthesis anti-sigma factor FlgM, encoding MRIDGNLPGWQQVYETWRNRRTPAGPGERGPAPGGGDEVAISEAARALAGAPEIGSTVDRRVAGGAGPAGGTSQAAPAGESREERVARLKEQIAAGTYQVDPGRLADRMLDWVTAARRLSRDRKDGPGLSRFSGQVPGHGTGLPLGSGDGPLAGRLPGGAPADPTIPSGDSPKAVPGAGPAAADREGGGAG
- a CDS encoding Uma2 family endonuclease encodes the protein MPRPNASGSGRYTYEDYQTWDGEERWELIDGVPYLLPSPSTEHQEILMQLSVEIGGYLRGKACRAFAAPMDLTFSPDSKTKDVVQPDLFVICDPAPPGPRVIGTPVWIIEILSPSTAANDLIRKMNLYQRAGVREYWIVDPMENRIHVYLHDGTVLRWQREYQPGDTLAPSMFSDLVIRVDQVFG
- a CDS encoding HD domain-containing protein; its protein translation is MPYEPKFEIRDPIHGFIELSRSELRIVDSAPFQRLRRIHQLGTTYLVYPTAEHTRFTHSLGVMQMSTRIFDRLVNKHHTELNWTKQQIMKYRQMLRLTALLHDIGHAPFSHTSDGIFPADLNHEMMGAKIICETPIGDIVDEIGKPFEFGRQHIADMITQGLPEKDYRLLRDLLIGELDADKMDYLLRDSISLGVEYGKFDLPRILQTLCLFPHERTWRLGVEEGGVQAVEGLVMARYYMFVQIYFHKTRRVYDKMMERFLQDLLPNDRKTLPDNVEEYLNWDDIRVLERAKEHPSPWGRRILNREHFVLAYQAPARRPLSSQETKRLKELLLDIEQTFGYNQVIADFASKTPIKFEHEEEPTIWVVTSNDDEPEPFQDVARIVSKIDEPILYARIYCERGLKNDVHKFSKRKFKMEWE
- a CDS encoding TIGR03826 family flagellar region protein; protein product: MRRGAGRDRGAGDYRGRDEIFTIRMWAGSEARRGCGGGVRGVDFANCKRCGRIYQKVGREQVCPACRREEEELYQKVREYVSQHRGATIVEVSEATGVDPDLVLQFLREGRLTVVSGGNMRYPCERCGREITSGRFCDRCTAELAKGFAQVKKDDDGKFHTRPGWTKRS
- a CDS encoding GerAB/ArcD/ProY family transporter; amino-acid sequence: MCPGRLERRRRAEGQGRWKAVKQQLSELQLSFLMIWLVLGTGILFLPFAISRFVVRDAWLTGPFFFIGGAVVVLVIMGFRRMFPGQTMMEGYFTVFGPWFGRAVGLGSLVWLYVTEATAIRQMVLFLTDTLLSDTPGYVMAGLFFIPVVYAVTQGLEAVGRMGEIITPVGVVLVMALSLFSLQYADFHHVQPVLADGLDPVLRATVVPWLYGVELMTVVQIRPAVAGGRIYRPLWVAVVAISVAGLLAETVVTTILGDSRQHVHYPTLEVVRALRVADFLERLDAIYVIGILATMFLKVSVLHYTLATAISQWAGLRHHRSVVVPGAILVWAGSLMLFSSGINMRYEIINDGWGFSMAGGVGLPVAAVVVQGVRRGFGRWLGRSAAG
- a CDS encoding APC family permease; the protein is MLASLEPWLHPVLIVLALLAIGFAILNFGAVKRILIGRPMRTRELYAQHTKLLWYVALPVLAADLYSSVAYGPEAGMTELAGLGDSAKWLILPITAATVSLLVILITSYIMGIMAYPDGGGAYAIAKDNFRRPWASLVAASALLVDYVLTVAVSVSAGIQAVSSAYPQVIPYETTLSILCILIILLVNLRGVAESASIFAWPTILFMISMMTLIFAGFVNEAHHGFHQAVTPPLGVLPAGLTLLLALKAFSSASSALTGIETISNSVPVFREPHQKNAIKAYIGLGVITGITLLGFAWHLYVQGISVNPNNTMLSQLAGLYFGHGVVYQVIIWSTFIVLILAANSTFTGFPQLAALVAADGFLPRALTIRGDRLGYSNGMLVLAALASLLIEVFHAETNALIPLYAIGVFLSFTVAQAGLVRRWLRLRQGIWPVKLAINAVGAGVTALVAIIFAVTKFTDGAWIVIVVLPLLVALSAAVHRHYEQIGRELAIDLAEERPETHSVISIVLVSGVHRVVLNTLSFAQSIHTNVIAVYVGFDEESIERMKKQWEAWGSPCKLYTLKSEYRSLLRPLSLFIGTLERIEGGPDRVHVIVPQFIPRRWWHNALHNQTALLIRLWLMRNRDVVVTTVPYHLHQ
- a CDS encoding ComF family protein translates to MDQWFGGESGGGGERKAPGIGGRLRTWFDPLWPPPPGCPFCGRRGNLVPVGLPELDRPRLATACDRCAGQLILRHHPPHCPGCARSTPAPGLCRDCLRHPLGLRRVCAYGAYRGALREAIHRVKFQRDGGPLELLAGMLAVAWRDLNPPPDALIVPVPMHPEKRRALGWNHVERVAKGLGRAVGRAAVPALERRGELRSQATRGRRERLTALEGRFALSPEAAEIRERAVVLVDDVLTTGATAQACTRVLRAGGAREVYGLVIAR